In the genome of Myroides phaeus, one region contains:
- a CDS encoding alpha/beta hydrolase, which yields MNKIPIYFFPGMSSTSVIFDKITLDNSKYDLIFLEWLPIEMSESLDDYVKRYLPFIKHENPVLIGVSFGGIIAQEISKIISVHKTIIISSVRSNTEFSRFFHFLKNSKLYKLIPTGYTDNALAIYKKFVPEKKKKRLELYNKYLPLRDKDYLKWCIREILNWKQKEPLENVIQIHGTKDEVFPIKNIKNAITIPNGNHAMIIIKYKWFNEHLDKLIHLK from the coding sequence ATGAACAAAATACCTATTTACTTCTTTCCTGGTATGTCCTCTACCTCAGTAATTTTCGACAAAATAACTTTAGATAATTCTAAATACGATTTAATCTTTTTAGAATGGTTACCTATTGAAATGAGTGAGAGTTTAGACGATTATGTCAAAAGATATTTGCCTTTTATCAAACACGAAAATCCTGTGCTAATTGGTGTGTCCTTTGGCGGAATTATCGCTCAAGAAATAAGTAAAATAATTTCTGTACACAAAACAATTATTATATCAAGTGTACGTTCTAATACAGAATTTTCAAGATTTTTCCATTTTTTAAAGAACAGTAAACTTTATAAGTTAATACCTACCGGCTACACTGACAATGCATTGGCTATTTACAAAAAGTTCGTTCCTGAGAAAAAGAAAAAACGATTGGAATTATATAACAAATACTTACCTTTAAGAGATAAAGACTATCTTAAATGGTGTATCAGAGAAATTCTAAATTGGAAGCAAAAAGAGCCTTTAGAAAATGTCATTCAAATTCACGGTACAAAAGATGAAGTCTTTCCAATTAAAAACATAAAAAACGCCATTACTATACCCAATGGTAATCACGCAATGATTATCATCAAGTACAAATGGTTTAACGAACATTTAGACAAACTAATACATTTAAAATAA